CCGCCTCTGCCAAACTAATGCGTACCTTATAAGTACGCGCAGCTTTGTCCGCCATCGGCGCGATTTCCCGTACTTTGCCTTTAACGGTCACATCTTTAAGCGCCCAAAAGTTGACTGTGAGATCTTGCGCCTTTTGCAATTCGTCTAAGCGATTCTCCGGCACATTGATTTCAATTTCCATTTCACCATCTTGCACCAAGGTAATCACTTTCTGCCCGGCGGCAACGACTTGCCCGACTTCGGCGCTCACCTCAGCCACCACCCCGTTCGCATTGGCGACTAGACGACTGTAGTCCAGTTGATTACCCACTGTGCTATAACCTGCCAGTGCCTGGTTTAAGCTGGCCTCAGTCGTTTCATAAGTCGTCTGAGCACGGTCAACTTCCGCTTGGCTGACGGCACCACTTTCATAAAGTTTGCGATAGCGTTCCAAGTTAACTTCTGCTAGTCGCAGTTGAGAGCGGGCGGCGGCCACCGTGGCGCCGGCGCTGTTTACTCCCTCGCGGATATCTTTCGGGTCAATGGCAAACAAGACATCGCCGGCGCGAACCGCGCTGCCTAGTTCAACATTGCGCTGAATAATCTTGCCCCCGATTTGAAAGGCTAGAATGGTTTCGTAGCGCGCGTGAACTTCACCCGAATACGTAAAAGATAGCGCATCAGCAGCAAAAGCCACCCGTTCAGTCCGCACTAATGGAGTGTGGGCCGTCTGATTCTGCGGCTTATTTATCATCTTGAATAGCGCAAAACTAAGTAATAGAATCAAAACAAGAATTCCGCCTATCCATAGTTTGCGATCCAAATTACCTGCCGCTGATTTTGTCTTCGCTATCAGTACTTCTTTACTCAAGATTCTCACCTCCACTCTTCAACATACCGTGGATCAACAAATCGACACAGCCAGACATGGCATCCTTGAAAGTTAGGTTGGCGCTTGTCAAAAAGCCATAGTCGAACATTTCTCTGAGCGCTCCGTGCAAGGCTTGGGCAGCAATCGGGCTATTAATTGATCGGATTTCACCAGACGCCTTCCCCTCCTCCAATAGATCAATGACCACTTGCGCACGACTGCGGCGAAATTCTTCAATGTCATCCCAGGCCGCCGGGCAGGAGTTCTTGATATCGTCAAAGATCCAATCATTAATGGGCCCGAAAATATGAGGCTGCGACGTTAAAACAGACGTTAGCTTTTCCACCAACGTCTTATTACTATGGAGAATTTCAGTTTGTTGGCTGTGTACATCCCCTAACGCGACATCAACGATCAGGTGAATCAATTCTTCTTTGGATGAGACATACTGATACAAGGTCTTTTTGGAAATGCCTAAGCGTTGCGCAACCGTATCAACAGTGAATTTTGTTCCCCGTTCATTCATGGCTTGCGCGGCAACTTGAATAATTCGGTTCTTCATCCTATTCTATGCCTCTTTTCTCTGGTAGATGCCAAGGAAACTATTTTAGTTTACTCGGTTTCCTATAGTCTCTATACTAGGCACAGAAGAAGCAATAGTAAAGTGGTGAAATATCGCACATATCCCGATTGCGCAGAACTATCAGCTAAAATTGTGCATTTCCTGCCAAATTCGCAAAATAGCCGATTTACACAAATAAGTAGCCACCGCCTGCTATCAGGCAGCAGCTGCTTATCTGTGGATTGTTCAAATACTTGCGAATCACCCCTGAGGGG
The genomic region above belongs to Anaerosporomusa subterranea and contains:
- a CDS encoding efflux RND transporter periplasmic adaptor subunit, whose translation is MSKEVLIAKTKSAAGNLDRKLWIGGILVLILLLSFALFKMINKPQNQTAHTPLVRTERVAFAADALSFTYSGEVHARYETILAFQIGGKIIQRNVELGSAVRAGDVLFAIDPKDIREGVNSAGATVAAARSQLRLAEVNLERYRKLYESGAVSQAEVDRAQTTYETTEASLNQALAGYSTVGNQLDYSRLVANANGVVAEVSAEVGQVVAAGQKVITLVQDGEMEIEINVPENRLDELQKAQDLTVNFWALKDVTVKGKVREIAPMADKAARTYKVRISLAEAAPQVKLGMTAKVAVAPKNGKVLAYIPLSAIYHSGDTPSVWVVKDHAVTLVPVRVGRFADNKVEIQEGLENGAVVVTAGVHKLQEGEKVRIAGEGQ
- a CDS encoding TetR/AcrR family transcriptional regulator; the encoded protein is MKNRIIQVAAQAMNERGTKFTVDTVAQRLGISKKTLYQYVSSKEELIHLIVDVALGDVHSQQTEILHSNKTLVEKLTSVLTSQPHIFGPINDWIFDDIKNSCPAAWDDIEEFRRSRAQVVIDLLEEGKASGEIRSINSPIAAQALHGALREMFDYGFLTSANLTFKDAMSGCVDLLIHGMLKSGGENLE